A stretch of the Corynebacterium maris DSM 45190 genome encodes the following:
- a CDS encoding PhoH family protein — translation MADVVKTKIELDSAYAGEVLGINDDNLRVLNNLIDADLFARGHVVTVTGPGFEVARAGKVLRELEAIARRGHTISPDGVKHALNIVTVETPQSVSQIMGSDIIARRGKAIRPKTAGQKNYVDAIDEHTVVFGIGPAGSGKTYLAVAKAVQALQAKQVQRIILTRPAVEAGEKLGFLPGTLNDKIDPYLRPLYDALRDMLDPEMIPKLMEAGVIEVAPLAYMRGRTLNDAFVILDEAQNTTPEQMKMFLTRLGFGSKMVVTGDATQVDLPRGTKSGLHIVRHILDGVEDIHFADMSSTDVVRHQLVGRIVTAYDSYDEDNARRAAQRKEAQQ, via the coding sequence GTGGCTGACGTGGTCAAAACCAAGATCGAACTCGACTCCGCCTACGCGGGCGAGGTGCTCGGAATCAACGACGACAACCTCCGGGTCCTCAACAACCTCATCGACGCCGACCTCTTCGCCCGCGGGCACGTCGTCACCGTCACCGGCCCCGGCTTCGAAGTCGCCCGCGCCGGCAAGGTGCTGCGCGAACTGGAGGCGATCGCCCGCCGCGGGCACACCATCTCCCCGGACGGGGTCAAACACGCCCTGAACATCGTCACGGTGGAAACGCCCCAGTCGGTCAGTCAGATCATGGGCTCCGACATCATCGCCCGCCGCGGCAAGGCCATCCGGCCCAAGACGGCGGGGCAGAAGAACTACGTCGACGCCATCGACGAGCACACCGTCGTCTTCGGCATCGGCCCCGCCGGCTCCGGCAAAACCTACCTGGCGGTGGCCAAGGCCGTGCAGGCGCTGCAGGCCAAGCAAGTCCAGCGCATCATCCTCACCCGCCCCGCCGTCGAGGCCGGCGAAAAACTCGGCTTTTTGCCCGGCACCCTCAACGACAAGATCGACCCCTACCTGCGCCCCCTCTACGACGCGCTGCGCGACATGCTCGACCCGGAGATGATCCCCAAACTCATGGAGGCCGGCGTCATCGAGGTCGCCCCGCTGGCCTACATGCGCGGGCGCACCCTCAACGACGCCTTCGTCATCCTCGACGAAGCCCAAAACACCACGCCCGAGCAGATGAAGATGTTCCTCACGCGTCTGGGCTTCGGCTCCAAGATGGTCGTCACCGGCGACGCCACCCAGGTGGACCTGCCCCGCGGCACCAAATCCGGCCTGCACATCGTGCGCCACATCCTGGACGGCGTCGAGGACATCCACTTCGCCGACATGTCCTCCACCGACGTGGTGCGCCACCAACTGGTCGGGCGCATCGTCACCGCCTACGACAGCTACGACGAAGACAACGCCCGCCGCGCGGCGCAGCGAAAGGAAGCCCAGCAATGA
- a CDS encoding Fur family transcriptional regulator, producing MSPVNSGVPKLGARNTRQRTAVVELMKGLDNFSSAKDIYLKLEERGTKVGLTTVYRTLQSLAEVGGVDALHMASGETLYRACHSDVHHHHLVCTECGFTEEIDGGPVEAWAKGVASQHGFTLTGHDAEIYGVCGACAEAGAGKEA from the coding sequence ATGTCCCCCGTGAACTCCGGGGTCCCGAAGCTCGGGGCGCGCAACACCCGGCAGCGCACCGCCGTCGTCGAGCTCATGAAAGGACTCGACAACTTCAGCTCCGCCAAGGATATCTACTTAAAGCTGGAGGAGCGCGGCACGAAGGTGGGGTTGACCACCGTGTACCGCACCTTGCAGTCCTTGGCGGAGGTCGGCGGGGTCGACGCGTTGCATATGGCGTCCGGGGAGACGCTGTACCGGGCGTGTCATTCGGATGTGCATCACCATCACCTGGTGTGCACGGAGTGCGGTTTCACGGAGGAGATCGACGGCGGTCCCGTCGAGGCGTGGGCCAAGGGGGTCGCCAGCCAGCACGGTTTTACCTTGACGGGGCATGACGCCGAGATCTACGGCGTTTGCGGCGCGTGCGCCGAGGCGGGGGCCGGGAAGGAAGCGTAG
- a CDS encoding VIT1/CCC1 transporter family protein encodes MPVQKPPTRAQINTWRRYLANERAEAAVYRELARKREGAEREILLELAEAESRHEQYWRDKLGDYVGMPRQPDLNTRVMGFMAKHFGSVFTLALMQTAESRSPYIDDKDASPQIAADERMHAEVVRALAARGRERISGGFRAAIFGANDGLVSNVALVLGVLGSGLGSTAILLTGISGLLAGALSMAAGEYVSVKSQSELLEASTPDAAAHTLPGQVDVNANELALVYRARGMSAEDAADKAADTFARISTAPRHDARDAHAPAPAPAAPDEQSHGGAWVAALSSFVCFSLGAFIPLIPFLFGAPAAVGAIIALVLVSVALLITGGITGLLSGKPPAARALRQLLIGLGAAGVTYVLGLLFGALLG; translated from the coding sequence ATGCCCGTGCAGAAACCGCCCACGCGCGCGCAAATCAACACCTGGCGCCGCTACCTGGCCAACGAGCGCGCCGAGGCCGCCGTCTACCGGGAGCTCGCCCGCAAACGTGAGGGCGCCGAGCGGGAAATCCTCCTGGAACTGGCAGAAGCCGAATCCCGGCACGAGCAATACTGGCGCGACAAACTCGGCGACTACGTCGGCATGCCCCGGCAACCGGACTTAAACACCCGCGTCATGGGCTTCATGGCCAAACACTTCGGCTCGGTGTTCACCCTGGCGCTGATGCAGACCGCCGAATCCCGCAGCCCCTACATCGACGATAAGGACGCCTCCCCACAGATCGCCGCCGACGAGCGGATGCACGCCGAAGTCGTCCGCGCCCTGGCCGCCCGCGGCCGGGAACGGATCTCCGGGGGATTTCGCGCCGCGATCTTCGGCGCCAACGACGGCCTGGTCTCCAACGTGGCGCTGGTGCTCGGCGTGCTGGGCTCCGGACTGGGGTCCACCGCGATCCTGTTGACGGGCATCTCCGGGCTGCTGGCCGGCGCGCTGTCCATGGCGGCGGGCGAGTACGTGTCGGTGAAATCCCAGTCGGAGCTGCTCGAGGCCTCCACACCCGACGCCGCCGCCCACACCCTGCCCGGGCAGGTCGACGTCAACGCCAACGAACTGGCCCTGGTCTACCGGGCCCGCGGCATGAGCGCCGAGGACGCGGCAGACAAGGCGGCGGACACCTTCGCCCGCATCTCCACGGCCCCGCGCCACGACGCCCGCGACGCCCACGCCCCCGCCCCGGCGCCCGCCGCGCCGGACGAGCAGAGCCACGGCGGGGCCTGGGTGGCCGCCCTGTCCTCCTTCGTGTGCTTCAGCCTCGGCGCGTTCATCCCCCTGATCCCGTTCCTCTTCGGCGCCCCGGCCGCCGTCGGCGCGATCATCGCCCTGGTGCTGGTGTCCGTCGCCCTGCTGATCACCGGCGGCATCACCGGCCTGCTGTCCGGAAAACCGCCCGCCGCGCGCGCCCTGCGCCAACTGCTCATCGGCCTCGGCGCCGCCGGCGTCACCTACGTGCTGGGGCTGCTCTTCGGCGCCCTCTTAGGCTGA
- the ybeY gene encoding rRNA maturation RNase YbeY: MSIEVLNESGYGGVNEEMLVDVCSFVLGEMDIHPDAEVTLTCVEEKVITDLHVRWMDLDGPTDVMSFPMDELTPGTGGRPDAPGPGPAMLGDIVLCPEFAEKQAAAAGHGLGHELALLTVHGALHLLGYDHADAESEREMFALQNELLADWYDDVTRRGVEFQPKPSGAAAFPSAADRAALDEVVPGGGLPAIGEPRADDK, encoded by the coding sequence ATGAGCATCGAAGTCCTGAACGAATCCGGCTACGGCGGAGTCAACGAAGAAATGCTCGTCGACGTCTGCTCCTTCGTCTTAGGCGAAATGGACATCCACCCCGACGCCGAAGTCACCCTCACCTGCGTGGAAGAAAAGGTCATCACCGACCTGCACGTGCGCTGGATGGACCTGGACGGGCCCACCGACGTCATGAGCTTTCCCATGGACGAGCTGACCCCCGGCACCGGCGGGCGCCCCGACGCGCCGGGGCCGGGCCCGGCGATGCTCGGCGACATCGTGCTGTGCCCGGAGTTCGCCGAGAAGCAGGCCGCCGCCGCCGGGCATGGGCTGGGCCACGAGTTGGCCCTGCTGACCGTCCACGGCGCCCTGCACCTGCTCGGCTACGACCACGCCGACGCCGAGTCCGAGCGCGAGATGTTCGCCCTGCAAAACGAGTTGCTCGCCGACTGGTACGACGACGTGACCCGCCGCGGCGTGGAGTTCCAGCCCAAGCCCAGCGGGGCGGCGGCCTTCCCGAGCGCCGCCGACCGCGCCGCACTCGACGAGGTCGTGCCCGGCGGGGGACTGCCCGCGATCGGCGAACCCCGCGCCGACGACAAGTAA
- the dnaJ gene encoding molecular chaperone DnaJ: MARDYYGILGVDKSASDADIKKAYRKLARKYHPDVNPSEEAAEKFKELSTAYEVLTDADKRRVVDMGGDPMESGGGMPGGGQGGFGGFGDIFEAFFGGGAGGSSGPRSRVQPGNDALLRTEVTLEEAYAGVRKDVTVDTAVLCDRCEGSGSKTKAKPVTCHSCGGSGEVQSVERSFLGNVLTTRPCGTCEGFGEIIEDPCDHCAGQGRMRKRRDLTVTIPAGIDDGMRIRMSGQGEVGHGGGPAGDLYVEARVKPHPVYRRDGDNLHVDVKVPMVDAALGVTFTAADLKGEEVSLEVAPGTQPGQTIVLEGEGMPRLRREGHGNLIAHVNVMVPNELDDKTRSLLEEIRDLRAENSSVHSDDDGDGGFFSRLRDRFRR, encoded by the coding sequence GTGGCTCGTGACTATTACGGCATCCTGGGCGTCGACAAGTCCGCGTCGGACGCGGACATTAAGAAGGCGTACCGCAAGCTGGCTCGCAAGTATCACCCGGACGTCAACCCCTCCGAGGAGGCGGCCGAGAAGTTCAAGGAACTGTCCACCGCCTACGAGGTGCTGACGGACGCGGACAAGCGCCGCGTCGTGGACATGGGCGGCGACCCGATGGAGTCCGGCGGCGGCATGCCGGGCGGCGGACAGGGCGGCTTCGGCGGTTTCGGCGACATCTTCGAGGCCTTCTTCGGCGGCGGCGCCGGCGGCTCCTCGGGGCCGCGCTCGCGCGTGCAGCCGGGCAACGACGCCCTGCTGCGCACCGAGGTCACCTTGGAGGAGGCCTACGCCGGGGTGCGCAAGGACGTCACGGTGGACACCGCCGTGCTGTGCGACCGGTGTGAGGGCAGCGGCTCGAAGACCAAGGCCAAGCCGGTCACCTGCCATTCCTGCGGCGGCAGCGGCGAAGTGCAGTCCGTGGAGCGCTCCTTCTTGGGCAACGTGCTCACCACGCGTCCCTGCGGCACGTGCGAAGGCTTCGGCGAGATCATCGAGGACCCGTGCGACCACTGCGCCGGCCAGGGCCGCATGCGCAAGCGCCGCGACCTGACGGTGACCATCCCGGCGGGCATCGACGACGGCATGCGCATCCGCATGTCCGGCCAGGGCGAGGTCGGCCACGGCGGCGGACCCGCCGGTGATCTGTACGTGGAGGCCCGCGTCAAGCCGCACCCGGTGTACCGCCGCGACGGCGACAACCTGCACGTCGACGTCAAGGTCCCCATGGTCGACGCCGCGTTGGGCGTCACCTTCACCGCCGCCGACCTCAAGGGCGAGGAGGTCAGCCTGGAGGTCGCCCCCGGCACCCAACCGGGCCAGACCATCGTGCTCGAAGGCGAGGGCATGCCGCGCCTGCGCCGCGAAGGCCACGGCAACCTCATCGCCCACGTCAACGTCATGGTGCCCAACGAGCTCGACGACAAGACCCGCTCCCTGCTGGAGGAGATCCGCGACTTGCGCGCCGAGAACTCCTCCGTGCACAGCGACGACGACGGCGACGGCGGGTTCTTCTCCCGCCTGCGCGACCGGTTCCGGCGATGA
- the pdxY gene encoding pyridoxal kinase PdxY, which yields MNILSIQSAVAYGHVGNSAAVFPLQRIGHEVWPVHTVNYSNHTGYGAWRGPMIPAADVAEVIAGVGERGEFASIAAILSGYQGGPDIAHVIVDAVAKIKAENPEAIYACDPVMGNAKSGCHVSDDIPPLLRDVVVPHADVITPNQFELGFLTGRQAGDLDSTLAAVDAARAMGPNTVLVTSVLRPERREGTVEMLVVDDRGRWIVETPYLPFKINGSGDVTAALFTGHYIKHRDAADALARTASSVYDLLETTYQADSRELRLIDAQHYYAEPRLQFQVREI from the coding sequence ATGAACATCCTGTCGATCCAGTCCGCCGTCGCCTACGGACACGTCGGAAACTCCGCCGCCGTCTTCCCGCTGCAGCGCATCGGCCACGAGGTGTGGCCGGTGCACACGGTCAACTACTCCAACCACACCGGCTACGGCGCCTGGCGCGGCCCGATGATCCCGGCGGCCGACGTCGCCGAGGTCATCGCCGGCGTCGGCGAGCGCGGCGAATTCGCCTCCATCGCCGCGATCCTCTCCGGCTACCAGGGCGGGCCCGACATCGCGCACGTCATCGTCGACGCCGTGGCCAAGATCAAGGCGGAGAACCCCGAGGCGATCTACGCCTGCGACCCGGTGATGGGCAACGCCAAGAGCGGCTGCCACGTCTCCGACGACATCCCGCCGCTGCTGCGCGACGTCGTCGTCCCGCACGCCGACGTGATCACCCCGAATCAGTTCGAGCTGGGCTTTCTCACCGGCCGGCAGGCCGGCGACCTGGACTCCACCCTCGCCGCCGTGGACGCCGCCCGCGCCATGGGACCGAACACTGTGCTGGTGACCTCCGTGCTGCGCCCGGAGCGCAGGGAAGGCACCGTGGAGATGCTGGTGGTCGACGACCGCGGCCGGTGGATCGTGGAGACGCCGTACCTGCCGTTCAAGATCAACGGCTCCGGCGACGTCACCGCCGCGCTGTTCACCGGCCACTACATCAAGCACCGCGACGCCGCCGACGCCCTGGCGCGCACCGCCTCCTCGGTCTACGACCTGCTGGAGACCACCTACCAGGCCGACTCGCGTGAGCTGCGGCTGATCGACGCGCAGCACTACTACGCCGAGCCGCGCCTGCAGTTCCAGGTCCGCGAGATCTGA
- the recO gene encoding DNA repair protein RecO — MRRGSYRDRAVVVRTYDFGEADRIVVLLTREHGLVRTVAKGVRRGKSRFGSRLQPFVALDVHLYRGKNLATVAEADTVAYYGAGIIEDYDRYTAASAVLETAERLAGVEAAAGDPYLYESVTETFARMQSTRHPSLVLDAFCLQAMRHAGWAPGLFDCAQCGARGPHHAFHPGIGGAACVRCRPSKSAEVPEETLHLMWLLAHSHWPAARQIAEADGGAQLVAAAHRLTVAHLQWHVETTITSVQVMDQR; from the coding sequence ATGCGCCGCGGCTCCTACCGCGACCGCGCGGTGGTGGTGCGCACCTACGACTTCGGGGAGGCCGACCGCATCGTGGTGCTGCTGACCCGCGAGCACGGGCTGGTGCGCACCGTGGCCAAAGGGGTGCGCCGCGGGAAAAGCCGCTTCGGCTCCCGCCTGCAACCTTTCGTGGCTCTGGACGTGCACCTGTACCGGGGCAAGAACTTGGCCACCGTCGCGGAGGCCGACACCGTGGCCTACTACGGCGCCGGGATCATCGAGGACTACGACCGCTACACCGCGGCCAGCGCCGTGCTGGAGACCGCGGAACGGCTCGCCGGCGTCGAGGCCGCCGCGGGTGACCCGTACCTGTACGAGTCCGTCACCGAGACCTTCGCCCGCATGCAGTCCACCCGGCACCCGTCGTTGGTGCTCGACGCCTTTTGTCTGCAGGCGATGCGCCACGCCGGCTGGGCGCCGGGGTTGTTCGACTGCGCGCAGTGCGGGGCGCGCGGCCCGCACCACGCGTTTCACCCCGGGATCGGCGGGGCGGCGTGCGTGCGGTGCCGGCCGTCGAAAAGCGCGGAGGTGCCGGAGGAGACCCTGCATCTGATGTGGTTGCTGGCCCACTCGCACTGGCCCGCCGCCCGGCAGATCGCCGAGGCCGACGGCGGGGCGCAGCTGGTGGCGGCGGCGCACCGGCTGACCGTGGCGCACCTGCAGTGGCACGTGGAGACCACAATCACCAGTGTGCAGGTCATGGATCAGCGATAG
- the era gene encoding GTPase Era has protein sequence MHSFTDTPEGFRSGFVSFVGRPNTGKSTLTNALVGEKIAITADQPETTRHPIRGLVHRDDAQIIVVDTPGLHRPRTLLGERLNEVVKETYADVDLIGLTIPANEKIGPGDRWILDNVREASPNTPIIGVVTKTDAVSRDEVAAQLMAVFELLGGGDVDVVPVSSVNNEQIDVLSDVIVKNLPEGPKFYPDDHLTDDDTQTRISELIREAALTGLKDELPHSVAVEVDEMLEDDERDRLNVYAVLYVERPGQQKIIEGRDGRRLSRTVQQARREIIELLGRNVYLDLRIKVLKNWQSDPKSLGRLGF, from the coding sequence GTGCACAGTTTCACCGACACCCCGGAAGGCTTTCGTTCCGGTTTCGTCAGCTTCGTCGGCCGCCCCAACACCGGAAAGTCGACCCTGACCAACGCGCTCGTCGGTGAGAAAATCGCCATCACCGCGGACCAGCCCGAAACCACCCGCCACCCGATCCGCGGTCTGGTGCACCGCGACGACGCCCAGATCATCGTCGTGGACACCCCGGGCCTGCACCGCCCGCGCACCCTGCTGGGCGAGCGCCTCAACGAGGTGGTCAAAGAGACCTACGCCGACGTCGACCTGATCGGGCTGACCATCCCGGCCAACGAGAAGATCGGCCCCGGCGACCGCTGGATCCTGGACAACGTGCGGGAGGCGTCGCCGAACACGCCGATCATCGGCGTGGTCACCAAGACCGACGCCGTCTCGCGCGACGAGGTCGCCGCCCAGCTCATGGCCGTCTTCGAGCTGCTCGGCGGGGGAGACGTGGACGTGGTGCCGGTCTCCTCCGTCAACAACGAGCAGATCGACGTGCTTTCCGACGTCATCGTCAAGAACCTGCCCGAGGGCCCGAAGTTCTACCCCGACGACCACCTGACCGACGACGACACCCAGACTCGCATCTCCGAGCTGATCCGCGAGGCCGCGCTGACCGGGCTGAAGGACGAGCTGCCGCATTCGGTGGCCGTCGAGGTCGACGAAATGCTCGAGGACGACGAACGCGACCGCCTCAACGTCTACGCCGTGCTGTATGTGGAGCGCCCCGGCCAGCAGAAGATCATCGAGGGCCGCGACGGCCGGCGCCTGAGCCGCACCGTGCAGCAGGCCCGCCGCGAAATCATCGAGTTGCTGGGCCGCAACGTGTACCTGGATTTGCGCATCAAGGTGCTCAAGAACTGGCAGTCGGACCCGAAGTCGCTGGGCCGGCTCGGGTTTTAG
- a CDS encoding isoprenyl transferase — translation MSEPNNPQAAALNPPTIPAEFLPEHIALVMDGNGRWAQQRGMKRTEGHKRGEAVLMDVVDACLALKVPYLSAYAFSTENWRRAADEVRFLMGFNRDVLRRQRDVLHEKGVRVVWAGRRPRLWRSVIRELEAAEEMTANNTRMTLVMCVNYGGRAELIDAARTIAHEAAAGRLRPEEITEKTFPRFLYDPRMPDVDLFLRPSGERRTSNFLPWQSAYAEMIYQDKLFPDFTHEDLFDAVVEYARRDRRFGGTK, via the coding sequence GTGAGTGAGCCGAATAACCCCCAAGCAGCGGCGCTGAACCCGCCGACGATCCCCGCGGAGTTCCTGCCCGAGCACATCGCCTTAGTGATGGACGGCAACGGCCGCTGGGCGCAGCAGCGCGGCATGAAGCGCACCGAAGGACACAAACGCGGCGAGGCCGTGCTCATGGACGTCGTCGACGCCTGCCTGGCCCTTAAGGTGCCGTACCTGTCCGCCTACGCGTTCTCCACGGAGAACTGGCGCCGCGCCGCCGACGAGGTCCGCTTTTTGATGGGTTTTAACCGCGACGTGCTGCGCCGTCAGCGCGACGTCCTGCACGAGAAGGGCGTGCGCGTGGTGTGGGCGGGCCGGCGCCCGCGGCTGTGGCGCTCGGTGATCCGGGAACTGGAGGCCGCCGAGGAGATGACCGCAAACAACACGCGTATGACGCTGGTCATGTGCGTCAACTACGGCGGACGCGCCGAACTCATCGACGCCGCGCGCACCATCGCCCACGAGGCCGCGGCCGGACGGCTGCGGCCCGAGGAGATCACTGAGAAGACTTTCCCGCGGTTCCTCTACGACCCGCGGATGCCGGACGTGGACCTGTTCCTGCGCCCCTCCGGGGAGCGGCGAACCTCCAACTTCCTGCCCTGGCAGTCGGCCTACGCGGAAATGATCTACCAGGACAAGCTCTTCCCCGACTTCACCCACGAGGACCTGTTCGACGCCGTGGTGGAATACGCCCGCCGCGACCGCAGGTTCGGAGGCACGAAGTAA
- a CDS encoding ArsR/SmtB family transcription factor yields MTIRQHDPTSLHKAATVIAALDSPLRLDILIKLHERTHVVHELVSHLGKSQPLISQHLRVLKRAGLVESRRSGREVSYRLVTPETIDVIDLAARLGEQVSQRQGQQDELAARRKSRRARGTDVEESTVSISKAAIVDPPTHVHENMPGLVPATPESPSPTSK; encoded by the coding sequence GTGACCATTCGCCAACACGATCCCACATCCCTGCACAAGGCGGCCACCGTCATCGCCGCCCTCGATTCCCCTCTACGCCTAGACATCCTGATCAAACTCCACGAGCGGACGCACGTCGTCCATGAGCTCGTCTCCCACCTGGGGAAATCCCAGCCGCTGATCAGCCAGCACCTTCGCGTGCTCAAGCGCGCGGGGCTGGTGGAGTCGCGGCGCTCCGGCCGAGAAGTCTCCTACCGGCTGGTCACGCCCGAGACGATCGACGTCATCGACCTGGCCGCCCGCCTCGGCGAGCAGGTCAGCCAACGGCAGGGGCAGCAGGACGAACTGGCCGCCCGCCGGAAATCCCGGCGCGCCCGGGGGACGGACGTGGAGGAGTCCACCGTCTCCATCAGTAAGGCCGCGATCGTGGATCCTCCCACCCACGTGCACGAGAACATGCCGGGCCTGGTTCCCGCGACCCCGGAGTCACCGTCGCCGACGTCGAAGTAG
- a CDS encoding glycine--tRNA ligase, with protein MAASVLDTVINLCKRRGLIYPAGEIYGGTRSAWDYGPLGVELKENIKRQWWRHMVTRRDDVVGVDTSLILPRQVWVTSGHVEVFTDPLVESLHTNKRYRADHLIEAYEEKHGRKPENGLADINDPETGQPGKWTEPKAFSGLMKTYLGAVDDEEGLHYLRPETAQGIFVNFKNVMTSSRMKPPFGIANIGKSFRNEITPGNFIFRTREFEQMEMEFFVKPGEDEDWHQYWIDNRHQWYIDLGIDPENLRLNEHAPEDLSHYSKRTVDIEYAYGFQGTKWGELEGIANRTDYDLRVHSEASGEDLSYYDQEAEERWIPYTIEPAAGLGRALMAFLIDAYTEDEAPNAKGGVDKRTVLKLDRRLAPVKVAVLPLSKKPELAEPAQKLANELREFWNIDFDTSGAIGRRYRRQDETGTPFCVTYDFDTLEDNAVTVRERDSMEQERVPLDELQGYLAQRLIGC; from the coding sequence ATGGCAGCTTCCGTTCTTGACACCGTCATCAACCTCTGCAAGCGCAGGGGTCTGATTTACCCTGCGGGTGAAATCTACGGCGGTACCCGCTCCGCCTGGGACTACGGCCCGCTGGGCGTGGAACTGAAGGAGAACATCAAGCGTCAGTGGTGGCGCCACATGGTCACCCGCCGCGACGACGTCGTGGGCGTGGACACCTCGCTCATCCTGCCGCGCCAGGTGTGGGTGACCTCCGGCCACGTGGAGGTCTTCACCGACCCGCTGGTGGAGTCCCTGCACACCAACAAGCGCTACCGCGCCGACCACCTGATCGAGGCGTACGAGGAAAAGCACGGCCGCAAGCCGGAAAATGGCCTGGCCGACATCAACGACCCGGAGACCGGCCAGCCGGGCAAGTGGACCGAGCCGAAGGCCTTCTCCGGCCTGATGAAGACCTACCTGGGCGCCGTCGACGACGAAGAGGGGCTGCACTACCTGCGCCCGGAGACCGCGCAGGGCATCTTCGTCAACTTCAAGAACGTCATGACCTCGTCGCGCATGAAGCCGCCGTTCGGCATCGCCAACATCGGCAAGTCCTTCCGCAACGAGATCACCCCGGGCAACTTCATCTTCCGCACCCGCGAGTTCGAGCAGATGGAGATGGAGTTCTTCGTCAAGCCGGGCGAGGACGAGGACTGGCACCAGTACTGGATCGACAACCGCCACCAGTGGTACATCGACCTGGGCATCGATCCGGAGAACCTGCGCCTGAACGAGCACGCGCCGGAGGACCTGTCGCACTACTCCAAGCGCACCGTCGACATCGAGTACGCCTACGGCTTCCAGGGCACCAAGTGGGGCGAGCTCGAGGGCATCGCCAACCGCACCGACTACGACCTGCGCGTGCACTCAGAGGCCTCCGGCGAGGACCTGAGCTACTACGACCAGGAGGCGGAGGAGCGCTGGATCCCCTACACCATTGAGCCGGCCGCCGGCCTGGGTCGTGCGCTCATGGCCTTCCTCATCGACGCCTACACCGAGGACGAGGCTCCGAACGCCAAGGGCGGGGTGGACAAGCGCACCGTCCTGAAGCTGGACCGCCGCCTGGCCCCGGTCAAGGTGGCCGTCCTGCCGCTGTCGAAGAAGCCGGAGCTGGCGGAGCCGGCGCAGAAACTCGCCAACGAGCTGCGCGAGTTCTGGAACATCGACTTCGACACCTCCGGCGCGATTGGCCGCCGTTACCGTCGTCAAGATGAGACGGGCACCCCGTTCTGCGTGACCTACGACTTCGACACCCTCGAGGACAACGCCGTCACCGTCCGCGAGCGCGACTCCATGGAGCAGGAGCGCGTGCCGCTGGATGAGCTGCAGGGATACCTGGCCCAGCGACTGATCGGCTGCTGA
- a CDS encoding 16S rRNA (uracil(1498)-N(3))-methyltransferase — protein sequence MSLPVFLTDSLAGERLTLTGGEGRHAVTVKRIQPGERVLLIDGSGDAATVEVAEVSGKDTLVGEVIERHPHQPPRPYVVVVQALPKSERSELAVDLATQAGADEIIPWQAARCEAKWTDAKTPKHVAKWEAAATAAAKQSRRTRIPPINKPVTTSQLAELIAGHTAYVLHEDAAEPIGAVDLDVDKLYLLIGPEGGVGEEELDALGARAVRLGPEVYRTASAAMVALSAIGALKRW from the coding sequence ATGAGCCTGCCGGTCTTTCTCACCGACTCCCTGGCCGGCGAGCGGCTCACGCTCACCGGCGGGGAGGGCCGCCACGCGGTGACCGTCAAGCGCATCCAGCCGGGCGAGCGGGTCCTGCTCATCGACGGCTCCGGCGACGCCGCCACCGTGGAGGTGGCGGAGGTCAGCGGCAAGGACACGCTGGTCGGCGAGGTCATTGAGCGTCACCCGCACCAGCCGCCGCGGCCGTACGTCGTGGTGGTCCAGGCGCTGCCGAAATCCGAGCGCAGCGAACTGGCCGTCGACCTGGCCACCCAGGCCGGCGCCGACGAGATCATCCCCTGGCAAGCCGCCCGCTGCGAGGCGAAGTGGACGGACGCCAAGACCCCCAAGCACGTCGCCAAGTGGGAGGCCGCGGCCACCGCGGCGGCGAAACAGTCGCGGCGCACGCGCATCCCGCCGATCAATAAGCCGGTCACCACGAGCCAGCTCGCCGAGCTCATCGCCGGGCACACGGCCTACGTGCTGCACGAGGACGCCGCCGAACCGATCGGGGCGGTGGACCTAGACGTCGACAAGCTCTACCTGCTGATCGGCCCGGAAGGCGGCGTCGGCGAGGAGGAACTCGACGCCCTCGGGGCACGTGCCGTGCGCCTGGGCCCGGAGGTCTACCGCACCGCCAGCGCCGCCATGGTGGCGCTGTCGGCCATCGGGGCGCTCAAGCGCTGGTAA